A region of the Streptomyces sp. NBC_00442 genome:
ATGCCGAGGATGGACACCCTGCCCAGGGCAGCCCACCCAGGGGCGCGGGGCTGTGACATTGCGCGGCTCCGCCACGGCGGGCGCGACCGCCCGGCACCGGGTGCCCCACAAGGGGCGCGGGGAACTGCGCGAGAAGCGGGCACGGTCCGCAGCCGAAGGCCCTGGGGCTCCGCCCCAGACCCCGTTCGCGCCTGAACGGCGCCCGTCCTCAAACTCCCCCAAGGCCTCAAGGGCCAGGGGGGACCCCCATGACGGGCTGAGGATGCCGAGGATGGACACCCTGCCCAGGGCAGCCCACCCAGGGGCGCGGGGCTGTGACATTGCGCGGCTCCGCCCCGGCGGGCGCGACCGCCCGGCACCGGGTGCCCCACAAGGGGCGCGGGGAACTGCGCGAGAAGCGGGCACGGCCCGCAGCCGAAGGCCCTGGGGCTTCGCCCCAGACCCCGGTTCGCGCCTGAAGGGCGCTCGTCCTCAAACTCCCCCAAGGCCTCAAGGGCCAGGGGGGACCCCCATGACGGGCTGAGGATGTCCGTTCCGCCCGGCGGCCAAGTAGTCCAGGGGCGCGGGGAACTGCGCGGGCAGCCACCCGCGGCCCGCTGCCGAACCGCGCGAAAGCTCCCCGCCCCCAGCCCGCCCCGCAGGGGCACGCGCGGCCTACCGCAGGACCGTGATCCGCCCCGGCGCCGGAGGCGAAAGCGGCGTGGACGCCGACGAGTTCGACGCGAGGTAGGCGTCGAAGACGTCCAAGTCCGACGCCCCGACCACCTTGTTCGTGCCGACCAGCGCCGGGAACCCGTCGCCCCCGCCCGCCAGGAACTCGTTCATCGCGACCCGGTACGTCTTCGCGGGGTCGATCGCGACCCCATTCAGCCTGACCGTGTCGACGACGACCCGCGCCGCCCCCGTCTTCGTCAGGTCGAGCGTGTACGTCAAACCCTTCGAGATCTGGAGGATCTTCGGGTCGGCCGCGTTCACCCCGCTGACCTGCTGCTGGAGCGCGGAAAGAAGCTGCGCCCCGGAAAGGTCGACCACGTTCATCATGTTGGTGAACGGCTGCACCGTGAACGCCTCGCCGTACGTGACGACGCCGTCCCCCTCACTCCCGCCCGCCTTGAACACGAGGTCGGAGCGGATGCCGCCGGGGTTCATGAGGGCGAGCTGCGCGCCGCCCTTGTCGGGGGCGGAGAGCCCGGCCAGTTGCGCGTCCGCGATCAGGTCGCCGAGCGGCTTCTCGGGGGCGTCCGAGCCGCGACCGTTGATGTCGGCGGAGATGTAGCCCTGCGGACGGTTGGCGACCGGCGCCGCCAACTTGCCCCATCGGGCGATGAGTTGGGTCATGTCCGCGGCCTTGGGCTGGTCACGGCTGACGATGTGGTTGCCCGAGCTCGGCGACTTCGCCGCCGTGCGCACGATGTCGTTCGTCCGCCGGTCGTACGTCAGCGTCGTGTCCGTGTACAGCTTGCCGAACGACGCCGCCGAGGTCACCATGCGCGGGTTGCCCGCCGGGTCCGGGATGGTGCAGACGTACGCCTGGTGGGTGTGGCCGGTGATCAGGGCGTCCACCTTGGGCGTGATGCCCTTGGCTATGTCGACGATCGGGCCGGAGATCCCGCTGCCGGGGCCCTGGCTGTCGCAGCTGTCGTTGTAGGCGCCGCTCGACGGCATGCCGCCCTCGTGGATCAGCGCGACGATCGACTTGACGCCCTGACGGTCGAGTTCCTTGGCGTACTTGTTGATCGTCTCGACCTCGTCCGCGAACTTGAGGCCCTTGACGCCCGACGCGGTCACGACGTTCGGGGTCCCTTCGAGGGTCACCCCGATGAAGCCGAACTTGACGCCGTTCTTCTTCCACACCGTGTACGGCTTGAGGATCGGCTTGCCGGTCTTCTCGTTCGTCACGTTGGCCGCGAGGTAGGGGAAGTCCGCGCCGCGGAACTTCCTGCCCTTCTCGTAGCAGCCCTCGGTGGGGTGGCAGCCGCCGTTCTGCATGCGCGCGAGCTCGGTGGCGCCCTCGTCGAACTCGTGGTTGCCCACGGCCGTGACGTCCAGCTTCAGCTTGTTGAGCGCCTCGATGGTCGGCTCGTCGTGGAAGAG
Encoded here:
- a CDS encoding bifunctional metallophosphatase/5'-nucleotidase, which produces MPAKSHGKRAATRMWAGAAGLATVGALVAAMPATAHDRGHGHHPKPDRTVDVQLLSFNDLHGNLEPPAGSAGAVTERRPDGTTASVPAGGMEYLATSLRTARAGHPYSITAAGGDMIGASPLLSGLFHDEPTIEALNKLKLDVTAVGNHEFDEGATELARMQNGGCHPTEGCYEKGRKFRGADFPYLAANVTNEKTGKPILKPYTVWKKNGVKFGFIGVTLEGTPNVVTASGVKGLKFADEVETINKYAKELDRQGVKSIVALIHEGGMPSSGAYNDSCDSQGPGSGISGPIVDIAKGITPKVDALITGHTHQAYVCTIPDPAGNPRMVTSAASFGKLYTDTTLTYDRRTNDIVRTAAKSPSSGNHIVSRDQPKAADMTQLIARWGKLAAPVANRPQGYISADINGRGSDAPEKPLGDLIADAQLAGLSAPDKGGAQLALMNPGGIRSDLVFKAGGSEGDGVVTYGEAFTVQPFTNMMNVVDLSGAQLLSALQQQVSGVNAADPKILQISKGLTYTLDLTKTGAARVVVDTVRLNGVAIDPAKTYRVAMNEFLAGGGDGFPALVGTNKVVGASDLDVFDAYLASNSSASTPLSPPAPGRITVLR